From a region of the Panicum virgatum strain AP13 chromosome 2K, P.virgatum_v5, whole genome shotgun sequence genome:
- the LOC120671394 gene encoding DNA topoisomerase 2-like: MEGTIIGMAQTFVGSNNVNLLKPRGQFGSRYEGAKDHSRAHYLFVELNDITKFIFRDDDKDLLEYLEEDGMLVQPKWYLPVVPMSLVNGTAGIAREDSNSISLKPGYRGFKGRVEKSTDNDHGINCTIYGCATEISDTVIEINEIPPGRTIVEYKTFLQSLLPDASNRSEYSKMKYPTIECFQELHEDANNLRFRVSLDKGNMMFARKRGLLEAFNLVSRMPVETLNLLDEMQQLRQFLNAEETLTAFYDMRLPYYAARKAKLLERMSNDMTRIDNTIMYLEALDKGEIKQINRKKLIAKFTEKGYKAIPNDGDSGFDHLINLSCDELDFECTQSRGGKGRPASTNGGNAED; the protein is encoded by the exons GGAGCTAAAGATCATTCCAGGGCACATTATTTATTTGTTGAATTGAATGACATAACCAAGTTCATTTTTCGGGATGATGATAAAGATTTACTTGAATACTTGGAAGAAGATGGAATGTTAGTTCAACCAAAGTG GTACCTTCCTGTTGTCCCAATGTCATTGGTGAATGGCACTGCCGGAATAGCAAGAG AAGATAGCAACAGTATATCATTGAAACCAGGCTACAGAGGTTTTAAG GGAAGGGTTGAAAAATCTACTGACAATGATCATGGAATAAATTGCACCATTTATGGTTGTGCTACAGAAATCAGTGATACAGTAATTGAAATAAATGAAATACCTCCAGGCAGAACAATTGTTGAGTACAAAACCTTTCTCCAGTCCCTACTGCCTGATGCTAGTAATAGATCTGAATATTCCAAAATGAAATATCCAACTATTGAG TGTTTTCAAGAACTGCATGAGGATGCGAATAACTTGAGGTTCAGGGTTTCCTTGGACAAAGGCAACATGATGTTTGCTAGAAAGAGAGGCCTGCTGGAAGCTTTTAATTTGGTGAGCAGAATGCCTGTAGAGACTCTAAATTTACTGGATGAGATGCAACAGCTGCGTCAATTTCTTAACGCAGAAGAAA CACTGACAGCCTTTTATGACATGAGGCTTCCTTATTATGCTGCAAGAAAG GCAAAGCTACTGGAAAGGATGAGTAATGATATGACAAGAATTGATAATACCATTATGTATCTCGAAGCACTGGACAAAGGTGAGATCAAGCAGATAAACAGAAAGAAGCTCATTgctaagttcactgaaaaaggtTACAAGGCTATTCCAAATGATGGGGATTCAGGCTTTGATCATCTCATTAATCTATCATGTGATGAGCTTGATTTTGAGTGTACCCAATCTCGTGGCGGAAAGGGAAGGCCTGCATCAACGAATGGAGGAAATGCAGAAGACTAG